A genome region from Plasmodium vinckei vinckei genome assembly, chromosome: PVVCY_07 includes the following:
- a CDS encoding translation initiation factor IF-3, putative, with the protein MLSKLLFFLFFTCFLFFLTNFNNDANCFYIPKVRCTKYFYLKDTNDVAGYSDGYERYIQEKKMKQLKMKSENKTVKQLRITPRIGANDLLIKINSAKQFLLGRHRVKFILTLKGREYTNIENVKKIFNKISEELKPYGNSETMRHSGNVVSQLFNLKAKKKN; encoded by the exons ATGTTAAGTAAgttattattctttttgttctttacatgctttttgtttttcttaACTAATTTTAACAATGATGCCAACTGTTTTTACATACCTAAGGTACGTTGTaccaaatatttttatttgaaagaTACAAATGATGTAGCAGGTTATTCTGATGGGTATGAGCGATACATTcaa gaaaaaaaaatgaaacaatTAAAGATGAAATCAGAGAACAAGACAGTCAAACAGTTAAGAATAACACCAAG AATTGGGGCTAATGATttactaataaaaataaattcagcaaaacaatttttgttAGGAAGGCATCGG GTGAAATTCATTTTGACACTAAAAGGAAGAGAATATActaatatagaaaatgtaaaaaaaattttcaacaaAATATCTGAAGAATTAAAACCTTATGGGAATTCAGAGACAATGCGACATAGTGGTAATGTAGTTTCTCAATTATTTAACttaaaagcaaaaaaaaaaaattaa
- a CDS encoding ankyrin-repeat protein, putative, with translation MISVTLTNGYVYDKLSDLGLCVFTGNMKRLKKLLKKTGINTKFTNDSSLLHICSHNDNPNMFYFLLSKGCDYTHINGNGDTCLHMIVLNNNISCLEILCRYDIKDIIDIKNRDGDTALHISIKNGFYECFFLLIKKGADTEIKDYFDMDSYELVDLYEKKEKLYDCYSSTYANMFNLLASMRRSK, from the exons ATGATATCTGTGACGTTAACAAATGGCTATGTTTATGATAAGTTGTCTGATCTAGGCTTGTGTGTTTTCACGG gaAACATGAAAagattgaaaaaattactaaaaaaaactgGGATAAATACCAAGTTTACA AATGATAGTAGCTTGCTGCATATATGCTCACATAACGATAACccaaatatgttttattttttattaagtaAAGGATGTGATTATACACATATTAAT GGGAATGGAGATACATGCTTGCACATGATTGTCTTAAACAACAACATATCATGTCTCGAAATTCTTTGCAGATATGATATCAAAGATATTAtcgatataaaaaatagg GATGGAGATACGGCCCTACATATCTCCATTAAAAATGGATTTTAtgaatgtttttttttattaattaaaaaaggagCAGATActgaaataaaagattaT TTTGATATGGATTCTTATGAACTAGTAGATTTatacgaaaaaaaagaaaagttaTACGATTGTTATTCTAGCACATATGCtaatatgtttaatttattagCAAGCATGAGACGATccaaatag